From Pseudobdellovibrio exovorus JSS, a single genomic window includes:
- a CDS encoding CFI-box-CTERM domain-containing protein — protein sequence MAIKCPQCNLDVSDLLPIEPQLRERISELDPEFRLPDEICRSCMSSLRKKAFGPGGILMAQERANSERKGKLWQSRIALVKKGHSLMANNMYSEAAMTYEKYLRLLEIVFDCKTGQLTPEALKEAAKTAELTVIAGVYWDLLRIYDSSEKYTDRQKHSAVQLAKFINYTPVFPDIMKKAEAFLKQAKHPDIVKIFMTNAKKQRARCFIATSAFQTPTAIEVQFLRLYRDQNLKSSFFGRKFIFAYYKTSPTIARFLDRNTWLKPSVRAVLRFVIKCVS from the coding sequence ATGGCGATTAAATGTCCGCAATGTAATTTAGATGTTTCCGATTTGCTCCCAATTGAGCCTCAGTTGCGTGAGCGCATATCTGAATTAGATCCTGAATTCCGATTACCAGATGAAATTTGCCGTTCTTGTATGAGTTCCCTGCGCAAAAAAGCTTTTGGACCGGGCGGAATCTTGATGGCTCAAGAACGCGCTAACTCTGAAAGAAAAGGCAAACTTTGGCAGTCACGGATTGCGCTTGTAAAAAAAGGCCACTCGTTAATGGCCAACAACATGTATTCCGAAGCGGCCATGACCTACGAAAAGTATCTGCGCTTACTGGAAATCGTCTTTGACTGTAAGACGGGTCAACTGACTCCGGAAGCATTGAAAGAAGCTGCGAAAACGGCTGAGTTAACTGTGATTGCAGGCGTTTACTGGGACTTATTGCGTATCTATGATTCCAGCGAAAAGTACACGGACCGCCAAAAGCACTCAGCTGTGCAGTTAGCTAAGTTTATCAATTACACGCCTGTGTTTCCTGACATCATGAAAAAAGCGGAGGCCTTTTTGAAGCAGGCCAAGCACCCCGATATCGTCAAAATTTTCATGACAAATGCAAAGAAACAACGCGCTCGTTGCTTCATCGCTACGTCTGCTTTTCAAACTCCAACTGCTATTGAAGTACAGTTTTTAAGATTGTATCGCGATCAAAATTTAAAAAGCTCATTTTTTGGTCGTAAGTTTATTTTTGCTTATTATAAAACATCTCCGACAATTGCTAGATTTTTAGACCGCAATACGTGGCTCAAACCCTCTGTCAGAGCTGTTTTGCGGTTTGTGATCAAATGCGTTAGTTAA
- the pyrH gene encoding UMP kinase, translating to MKKSIYKRILLKLSGEALAGNQGTGINTTVIQQIAQDIKLAHETGVEIGLVIGGGNIFRGIAASAQGMDRASSDYMGMLATCINSLALQDALEKAGVPTRVQSAIEMAEIAEPYIRRRAVRHLEKNRIVIFAAGTGNPYFTTDTAASLRAMEINAEVLMKATKVDGIYDKDPAKHADAKRYDKISYIDVLNQGLQVMDSTAISLCMDNKLPIMTFDLAKPGNILKAVQGENIGTIVQ from the coding sequence TTGAAAAAATCAATTTATAAGAGAATTCTTCTTAAGTTGAGCGGAGAAGCTCTTGCCGGTAATCAAGGAACTGGGATTAACACCACAGTTATCCAACAAATTGCACAAGACATTAAGTTAGCCCACGAAACAGGAGTCGAAATTGGCTTAGTTATCGGTGGAGGTAACATCTTCCGCGGAATCGCCGCTTCTGCTCAAGGCATGGATCGCGCGAGTTCTGATTACATGGGAATGTTAGCTACTTGTATCAACTCATTGGCTTTACAAGATGCTCTTGAAAAAGCTGGAGTTCCAACCCGCGTGCAATCAGCAATTGAAATGGCTGAAATTGCTGAACCTTACATTCGCCGACGTGCCGTTCGCCACCTTGAAAAGAACCGCATCGTGATTTTTGCTGCAGGAACTGGAAATCCTTATTTCACAACTGATACCGCGGCTTCACTTCGCGCAATGGAAATCAACGCTGAAGTTTTAATGAAAGCAACGAAAGTAGATGGTATCTACGATAAAGACCCTGCGAAACATGCCGATGCAAAACGCTATGATAAAATCAGCTACATCGATGTGTTGAACCAAGGTTTACAGGTGATGGATTCAACTGCCATCAGCCTTTGTATGGACAATAAACTGCCAATTATGACTTTTGACCTTGCAAAGCCAGGTAACATCCTGAAAGCTGTACAAGGCGAAAATATTGGCACAATAGTACAATAA
- a CDS encoding NAD(P)-binding protein: MHIYDYIIIGSGLTGLTIAKKISQETENILILEAQDVAGGDNRPANLNGQSLDNGLRFFPATEASRQALGFLEDLLGHTVTSGSKENTVETYEASGFKDFVGFGDKSPEFYDQLSYFLSQEVFTLTQTPYQWMQSLVESLKTKIQTRSIVTRFGFEGLDSEKPVLTHVMVNGTKQLYAKNFIFAGPIKDLGLLIPDDVLNARAKAKLKKSTAWQAVCVDLFHTAPVEKENMFLLNGTTDDDIGPCIGRFLPAVTAEDGSTSGQISQWMSFVDSDSAEDTENIGLVLKKIKRQIKRAFPEVSDSVQKERIFVSPALSGADLKLNANLSLPKVENLWIASTQASRYANLLGSLMQAQLVLSALGFVTNTLSLAEDVSSNEADI, translated from the coding sequence ATGCACATCTACGATTATATCATCATTGGAAGCGGTCTTACTGGATTAACTATTGCCAAAAAAATTTCGCAAGAAACTGAAAACATTCTGATTCTTGAAGCTCAAGACGTAGCTGGTGGCGACAATCGCCCTGCAAACTTGAACGGACAGAGTTTAGATAATGGTCTTAGATTTTTCCCAGCTACAGAGGCTTCTCGCCAAGCTTTAGGTTTTCTAGAAGACTTACTCGGACACACAGTCACTTCTGGATCAAAAGAAAATACTGTTGAAACTTATGAAGCCAGTGGATTCAAAGACTTTGTTGGATTCGGCGACAAATCCCCTGAGTTCTACGATCAGCTTTCTTACTTCCTTAGCCAAGAGGTGTTTACTTTGACTCAGACTCCATACCAATGGATGCAGAGCTTAGTAGAAAGCTTAAAAACTAAAATCCAAACTCGCTCTATCGTGACACGTTTCGGTTTCGAAGGATTAGATTCTGAAAAACCTGTCCTGACTCACGTGATGGTGAATGGCACAAAACAGCTCTACGCAAAAAACTTCATCTTTGCCGGTCCAATTAAAGATTTAGGTCTTTTAATTCCTGATGATGTTTTAAATGCGCGTGCAAAAGCTAAACTGAAAAAATCAACAGCATGGCAAGCCGTCTGTGTAGATCTATTCCATACAGCTCCTGTTGAAAAAGAAAATATGTTTCTGTTGAATGGCACAACTGACGACGATATCGGGCCTTGCATCGGTCGCTTTTTACCAGCTGTGACGGCGGAAGACGGCTCCACTTCAGGACAAATTTCACAGTGGATGAGCTTTGTAGATTCAGATTCTGCAGAAGACACGGAAAATATCGGTTTGGTTTTGAAAAAAATCAAACGCCAGATCAAACGCGCTTTTCCTGAGGTCTCTGATTCCGTTCAAAAAGAAAGAATTTTTGTCAGCCCAGCTCTTTCGGGAGCCGACTTGAAATTGAATGCGAACTTAAGCCTTCCAAAAGTTGAAAATCTTTGGATTGCTTCAACACAAGCCAGTCGTTATGCCAACTTGTTGGGTTCGTTGATGCAAGCTCAGTTGGTTTTAAGTGCTTTAGGGTTTGTAACAAATACCCTATCACTTGCTGAAGATGTAAGCTCAAACGAAGCTGATATTTAA
- the priA gene encoding replication restart helicase PriA: protein MSERLTVRVAVDAPLSESLTYLPHPEFQVRRGDVVSVPLGKRQAQGVVVAVENEDPANVSSFELKPISERIEEFASLSLPEAHLKWLEWMSDYYLHPLGQVTSLCFPPLSKTQKERKSNRPPVIPEVSHRTPHQLNVEQQNCVDSIPLEKGFSTHLVHGVTGSGKTEIYLELFTRTLAAGKKGIFLLPEISLTPQLIQRFAERFGDQIAVLHSQLTDRERTNQWWDIVEDRKSILIGARSALFCPVKNLGLIVVDEEHEGSFKQDEKLKYNGRDCAIMQGHFNNCCVILGSATPSLESWKNALDGKYVLHQIKNRVNNRPLPQIEVIDMRLEKEQEKVDILRPNWLSEKLLNATHAALERKEQVAFLLNRRGMSQLVFCPSCGHSVECPNCDISLTLHANVHLVCHYCDYHENFKTQCPSCKEGELINLGLGTEKVEEDLKRLFPDKVIARADRDEITSRLDMEELVQKMEKSEIDILIGTQMIAKGLDFSNLTLVGLLLADISFNLPDFRATERSFQLITQMSGRSGRHVKADESPGKVVIQTYNTEHDSIRFAQAHDFEGFATQELQNRQQLNYPPFHRVVSLRIQATDLNKVQQTAQQLSLRAQMLKEKFPVFADIEVLGPAAAPIAKLRNQFRYHLLLKSAQSRTLNQFVRKVLGDTKWIPKQAKVVVDIDPLNLL from the coding sequence ATGAGCGAACGCCTCACGGTACGTGTTGCTGTCGATGCGCCTTTATCTGAAAGCTTAACTTACCTTCCTCATCCTGAATTTCAAGTTCGCCGTGGTGATGTCGTTTCCGTACCCTTGGGAAAACGTCAAGCTCAAGGTGTAGTGGTCGCCGTTGAAAATGAAGACCCCGCAAATGTCAGCAGCTTTGAGCTGAAACCAATCAGCGAACGCATTGAAGAGTTCGCTTCATTGTCTTTACCAGAGGCCCATTTAAAATGGCTCGAATGGATGTCCGATTACTATTTGCACCCCTTGGGACAAGTAACGTCTTTGTGTTTTCCACCACTAAGCAAAACACAAAAAGAGCGCAAGAGTAATCGCCCTCCGGTTATCCCCGAAGTTTCCCACAGGACACCTCACCAGTTAAATGTTGAACAACAAAATTGTGTCGATTCTATTCCTTTGGAAAAAGGATTTTCTACCCACTTGGTTCACGGCGTGACGGGTTCTGGTAAGACAGAAATTTATCTAGAGCTTTTTACACGCACTTTGGCCGCTGGCAAAAAAGGCATCTTTCTTTTGCCCGAGATTTCGCTGACACCTCAATTAATTCAGCGTTTTGCTGAACGCTTCGGGGATCAAATCGCCGTTCTGCATTCCCAACTTACAGATCGTGAACGCACAAATCAGTGGTGGGATATTGTTGAAGATCGCAAAAGCATCTTGATCGGAGCGCGCTCGGCACTATTTTGCCCTGTGAAAAATCTCGGTCTTATTGTCGTAGACGAAGAACATGAAGGCAGCTTCAAGCAGGATGAAAAATTAAAGTACAATGGTCGCGACTGCGCCATCATGCAAGGACACTTCAACAATTGCTGTGTTATTTTAGGTTCGGCAACGCCAAGTTTAGAGTCGTGGAAGAATGCTTTGGATGGAAAGTATGTTCTTCATCAGATTAAGAACCGTGTGAACAATCGTCCACTGCCGCAGATCGAAGTCATCGACATGCGTTTAGAAAAAGAGCAGGAAAAAGTCGACATTTTACGACCAAACTGGCTTTCTGAAAAACTTTTGAATGCCACACACGCGGCCTTAGAGCGCAAAGAGCAAGTGGCTTTCTTACTGAATCGTCGGGGCATGTCGCAGTTGGTGTTCTGTCCTTCCTGTGGACACAGTGTTGAATGTCCTAACTGCGATATCAGCCTGACATTACATGCAAATGTCCACTTGGTCTGTCACTACTGTGATTATCATGAAAATTTCAAAACACAGTGTCCGTCTTGTAAAGAAGGCGAGCTGATCAATTTAGGGCTCGGAACAGAAAAAGTAGAAGAGGACTTAAAACGTCTTTTTCCTGACAAAGTGATCGCTAGAGCCGATCGCGATGAAATCACGTCGCGCTTAGACATGGAAGAGCTTGTTCAGAAAATGGAAAAATCTGAAATCGATATTCTGATTGGAACTCAGATGATCGCCAAAGGATTGGATTTTTCTAATTTAACATTGGTCGGACTTCTTTTAGCAGATATCAGTTTCAATTTACCAGATTTCAGAGCGACAGAAAGAAGCTTCCAATTAATCACACAGATGAGTGGGCGCTCGGGTCGTCATGTCAAAGCAGATGAATCGCCGGGAAAAGTGGTGATTCAAACTTACAACACGGAACACGACAGCATTCGCTTTGCGCAAGCACATGATTTCGAAGGTTTTGCGACGCAAGAGCTACAAAATCGTCAGCAGTTGAACTATCCGCCGTTTCATCGCGTGGTTTCATTAAGAATTCAGGCGACAGATTTAAACAAAGTGCAACAAACAGCTCAACAATTAAGCCTGCGTGCACAGATGTTGAAAGAAAAATTTCCTGTTTTCGCTGACATAGAGGTTCTCGGCCCCGCAGCCGCTCCTATAGCGAAGCTCCGCAATCAATTCCGCTATCATCTTTTATTAAAATCCGCACAATCCCGAACACTTAATCAATTTGTCAGAAAGGTGTTAGGGGATACAAAATGGATTCCTAAACAAGCGAAAGTTGTTGTTGATATTGACCCGCTGAATTTGTTGTAA
- the tsf gene encoding translation elongation factor Ts yields MSISASMVKELREKTSAGMMDCKKALEESKGDFEAAVEWLRVKGLSAAAKKADRVAAEGLVNAATDGKVAVVVEINSETDFVSRNDGFKAFVNTITQHALKSTSTAPILEQEISAGKTVGDSLKEAIATIGENLVIRRTEKYTVTGEGLVHTYIHGEGKIGVMVEVGASSAAAATSAEAKTLASDVCLHIAAMNPMALSQDQMDATVVAKEKEILKQKNLESGKKAEMVDKIVEGQIRKFLAENCLLDQPFVKNPDLTIGAYAKELSKKAGGDLTIKRFTRFELGAGIEKKVVDFAAEVAAQTKTH; encoded by the coding sequence ATGTCTATCTCTGCAAGCATGGTTAAAGAATTACGTGAAAAAACAAGCGCCGGTATGATGGATTGCAAAAAGGCTTTAGAAGAGTCTAAAGGCGATTTCGAAGCCGCTGTTGAATGGCTACGTGTTAAAGGACTTTCTGCTGCCGCGAAAAAAGCTGATCGCGTTGCTGCTGAAGGTTTAGTAAACGCTGCTACTGATGGAAAAGTTGCTGTAGTTGTTGAAATCAACTCTGAAACTGACTTCGTATCTCGTAATGACGGCTTCAAAGCTTTCGTTAACACAATCACTCAACACGCTCTAAAATCAACTTCTACAGCTCCAATTTTAGAACAAGAAATCTCTGCTGGTAAAACAGTAGGTGACTCTTTAAAAGAAGCGATTGCAACTATCGGTGAAAACTTAGTTATCCGTCGTACTGAAAAATACACTGTTACTGGCGAAGGTTTAGTACACACTTACATCCACGGCGAAGGTAAAATCGGCGTTATGGTTGAAGTAGGTGCTTCTTCTGCAGCGGCAGCAACTTCTGCTGAAGCAAAAACATTAGCTTCTGATGTTTGCTTGCATATCGCAGCGATGAATCCAATGGCTTTATCTCAAGACCAAATGGATGCAACTGTTGTTGCTAAAGAAAAAGAAATTCTGAAACAAAAAAATCTTGAGTCAGGTAAAAAAGCTGAAATGGTTGATAAAATCGTTGAAGGTCAAATCCGTAAGTTCTTGGCTGAAAACTGCTTATTAGACCAACCTTTTGTTAAAAATCCAGACTTAACTATCGGCGCATACGCTAAAGAGCTTTCTAAAAAAGCTGGTGGCGATCTAACAATCAAACGTTTCACACGTTTTGAATTAGGCGCTGGTATCGAGAAAAAAGTAGTAGACTTCGCTGCTGAAGTTGCTGCTCAAACAAAAACTCACTAG
- a CDS encoding S1 family peptidase yields MLTSQKLKFSLVAALSVTMLSACGNQSSSKDGQIASNIVGGTTSTLEFQKANGIVALLSLTEKKKEAPAEAPKEGEAALPQAANDNEEKPEVGMSICTGSLISKRVILTAAHCVDSEDLKGVLAIFATDISAEDAPTKAIPVGRVELHPDYDGQNDMALVFLRSDAPADFKLAKLPSSDITSDLKGKSVTLAGYGVTTPLVNKIGIDPESGELVVIPLPTEGDGVLRQISDIETLAISPDAKEFMVSNYGGTKGACHGDSGGPAYLAQEDGSFLLVGVTSRGTNPIGNCDRQAIYGSVAAQMDWIRKFVK; encoded by the coding sequence ATGTTGACATCTCAAAAACTCAAATTCTCGCTAGTTGCAGCTCTTTCCGTAACCATGCTAAGTGCCTGTGGAAATCAATCTTCATCAAAAGATGGTCAAATTGCTTCCAATATAGTTGGTGGCACCACATCGACTTTAGAATTCCAAAAAGCAAACGGAATCGTGGCTTTGCTGTCTTTGACTGAAAAGAAAAAAGAAGCGCCAGCGGAAGCACCGAAAGAAGGCGAAGCTGCACTTCCTCAAGCCGCTAATGACAATGAAGAAAAGCCAGAAGTGGGAATGAGTATTTGTACAGGCAGCTTGATCAGCAAACGTGTTATTTTAACTGCCGCTCACTGTGTTGATTCTGAAGATTTAAAAGGTGTGTTGGCAATTTTCGCAACAGATATTTCTGCCGAAGATGCTCCGACAAAAGCGATCCCTGTTGGCCGTGTTGAATTACATCCTGATTACGATGGCCAAAACGATATGGCTTTAGTTTTCTTAAGATCAGATGCACCAGCAGATTTCAAATTGGCGAAGCTTCCTTCTTCTGACATCACAAGTGATCTAAAAGGCAAAAGCGTAACTTTAGCTGGTTATGGTGTAACAACTCCACTTGTGAATAAAATTGGTATTGACCCAGAGTCTGGCGAATTAGTTGTGATCCCTCTTCCGACTGAAGGCGATGGTGTTTTAAGACAAATTTCTGACATTGAAACTTTGGCTATCAGCCCTGATGCAAAAGAATTCATGGTTTCTAACTATGGTGGTACTAAAGGTGCTTGCCATGGTGACTCTGGTGGACCGGCGTACTTAGCCCAAGAAGATGGTTCATTCTTATTGGTCGGTGTAACAAGCCGTGGAACTAACCCCATCGGGAACTGTGATCGCCAAGCTATCTACGGCAGTGTTGCCGCTCAGATGGACTGGATCCGCAAGTTCGTAAAATAG
- the nagZ gene encoding beta-N-acetylhexosaminidase, producing MNMHQLIGQHMLIGVSGATLTSEEKKFIVENNISGVVLFARNCIEPKQIRDLCAEIQSLRHQMADKAPLFIGIDMEGGRVHRLKPPFTQWPPLKKIGDLDAPTVAFHFTQRMGSELLSVGINLDFAPCIDVYTNPENTVIGDRAVSSDPYQVEKMASALVRGYIKSGVLSCAKHFPGHGHTIADSHEELPVEEANLDRLNDVELVPFRKALRSRVDMVMTAHILFKNVDPDWPVTLSETFLKKMLRDELKYKGLIITDDLDMKALAKHYDREQIPVRAMQAGNDLLLYCNEPESPPMAIESLVTAVAQGQLNRADLEQSHQKILDVKKIKILTPDPRPYEEALEIIGCPEHQALASDIRAGRMPEGLVEEA from the coding sequence ATGAATATGCATCAATTGATTGGACAGCATATGTTGATTGGCGTTTCTGGCGCCACATTAACATCAGAAGAAAAAAAGTTTATTGTCGAAAACAATATTTCCGGCGTAGTGCTTTTCGCACGCAACTGCATTGAGCCCAAACAGATTCGTGATCTGTGCGCGGAAATACAATCCCTACGTCACCAGATGGCTGACAAAGCCCCTTTATTTATTGGGATTGATATGGAAGGCGGGCGCGTTCATCGCCTGAAACCACCTTTCACCCAATGGCCACCTTTGAAAAAAATCGGCGATCTAGATGCACCAACTGTCGCTTTTCATTTTACTCAACGTATGGGCTCTGAATTATTATCCGTCGGTATCAACTTGGACTTTGCCCCGTGTATAGATGTTTACACGAATCCTGAAAACACGGTGATCGGTGACCGCGCTGTCAGTAGCGATCCTTATCAAGTTGAAAAAATGGCTTCAGCGCTTGTACGTGGTTATATCAAATCCGGTGTTTTATCCTGCGCGAAGCACTTCCCTGGTCATGGCCACACCATTGCCGATTCACACGAAGAACTTCCTGTGGAAGAAGCCAATCTGGACCGCCTTAATGATGTCGAGCTAGTTCCCTTCCGCAAAGCTTTGCGCAGTCGTGTCGATATGGTGATGACCGCTCACATTTTATTTAAAAATGTCGATCCCGATTGGCCTGTGACTTTATCTGAAACTTTCTTGAAGAAAATGCTACGTGATGAGTTGAAATACAAAGGTCTGATCATCACAGATGATCTGGATATGAAAGCTTTGGCCAAACACTACGACCGCGAACAAATCCCTGTACGTGCAATGCAAGCAGGTAATGACCTCTTGTTATACTGTAACGAGCCAGAGTCTCCGCCGATGGCCATCGAAAGCTTAGTCACAGCAGTAGCACAAGGACAACTCAACCGCGCCGACCTTGAGCAGAGCCACCAAAAAATTCTAGATGTGAAAAAGATTAAAATTCTAACGCCTGATCCTCGCCCTTATGAAGAGGCTCTTGAAATCATCGGCTGTCCGGAACATCAAGCTCTTGCCAGTGATATCCGTGCGGGCAGAATGCCTGAAGGACTTGTCGAAGAAGCTTAA
- a CDS encoding TadE/TadG family type IV pilus assembly protein produces MNVVDQTKSTQSESKARASRFVLTRRNQKGQMAIFVALIFQVIFVFFALLINVGLLIHHKINLQQSADLAAYYGAMKQAEVMNAMAHINFQIRQNWKLLTWRYRILGTFGFQGAGSGSQNFPFELLPGGGFQFRARTDGTINGLQCGDGLGVQDIPFFCVGHPGFSGWPGNESVCRVNCETFGEARKIDRIPKAGDAITPGGGNFSRAANAFIAQANLSNDTRCENLGKYGAITLARFMASYIYENRYRTKTIEMLAKNLSLPTNEIRDIEGELILDGVKTTFKNNLTEANLTGLNNDVDNKLATWTGLGSGDQCKFNDGFSGKEFLKRIEFDYINYFIHNCLSSTLGGAAGSWQYKPEPVYGDDQGMGPAFAGVPQEVKDIAATLLGGGGAGKQNLHTVGFEKNPYCVEYYAVKATTEPNIPFLPLKKIKLHATAVAKPFGGSIGPSYGQTWQPGAEQSAIIEDPEQNVRVDNTLPFRRINGAEGVNDIKRSVYYQPNFALFVGDRKGVRDNRYIAAYHAALAVRNIGGPTPVQSFTPNPNNSGKYENSPSGWPSLTEDWRGIDDPESNARPYDSLAGLDRGTRYLEISAIAPNQFDLTFYSIDPDFYNNYYKKLYKGFEKIRNTTGIGPDNRDQLRGDFGNRDIDPNLTTSQVADTKAFSVKDQILIKNIIFNESVPGGAPYGRYSEIFKFLASVQSSLLTGWTFLNFSDYETFPDRPVDTENNTMSFGQCNNAWNNTQSALSSNTSEDHFKNPTHEGLPPVAGNCVTGGRTGYSVKIVSPLVLKQGNGGAFLENPLPSSFLNF; encoded by the coding sequence ATGAACGTCGTTGACCAAACGAAATCGACTCAATCGGAATCGAAAGCGCGAGCTTCGCGCTTCGTGCTGACACGTCGAAATCAAAAAGGTCAGATGGCGATATTTGTGGCGCTGATTTTTCAGGTGATCTTTGTTTTCTTTGCTTTACTCATCAATGTTGGGCTGCTGATACACCATAAAATTAATTTACAACAGTCAGCGGACCTAGCTGCTTACTATGGTGCCATGAAGCAGGCTGAAGTTATGAATGCCATGGCCCACATTAATTTTCAAATTCGCCAAAACTGGAAACTGCTCACATGGCGCTACCGAATTCTGGGAACGTTTGGGTTTCAAGGGGCTGGTTCCGGATCACAGAATTTCCCTTTTGAACTTCTACCTGGGGGAGGATTTCAGTTTCGCGCTCGTACCGATGGGACTATAAATGGCCTTCAATGTGGCGATGGCTTAGGAGTGCAAGACATTCCGTTTTTTTGCGTGGGACATCCCGGCTTTTCAGGGTGGCCAGGAAATGAATCCGTTTGTCGTGTAAATTGTGAGACTTTTGGTGAAGCTCGAAAAATTGATAGAATTCCAAAAGCAGGTGATGCGATTACTCCTGGGGGCGGAAATTTCTCTCGTGCAGCAAATGCATTCATTGCTCAAGCCAATCTGTCCAATGACACTCGCTGTGAAAATTTAGGGAAGTATGGCGCGATTACATTGGCGCGGTTTATGGCCAGTTATATTTATGAAAATCGCTACAGAACAAAAACAATAGAGATGCTAGCAAAAAATCTTTCTTTGCCAACGAATGAAATTCGAGACATAGAGGGTGAGCTAATTCTGGATGGCGTTAAAACGACATTTAAGAATAATTTAACCGAGGCGAATCTGACGGGGTTAAATAATGATGTAGATAATAAGCTCGCAACATGGACAGGTCTTGGCAGTGGCGACCAATGTAAATTTAATGACGGGTTTTCTGGAAAAGAATTTTTAAAGCGGATCGAATTTGATTATATCAATTATTTTATTCATAACTGCCTCTCGTCAACGTTAGGTGGAGCCGCAGGTAGTTGGCAGTATAAGCCAGAGCCTGTCTATGGAGATGATCAAGGAATGGGGCCTGCTTTTGCTGGTGTACCACAAGAAGTTAAAGATATAGCTGCGACTTTATTGGGTGGCGGTGGAGCTGGAAAACAAAACCTACACACAGTCGGGTTCGAAAAAAATCCATATTGTGTCGAGTACTATGCGGTGAAAGCGACCACTGAACCGAACATTCCTTTCTTACCACTAAAGAAAATTAAGCTGCATGCGACAGCCGTGGCGAAACCATTTGGTGGTTCAATAGGTCCATCTTATGGACAGACATGGCAGCCGGGCGCTGAGCAATCGGCGATTATTGAAGACCCCGAACAAAATGTTCGCGTGGACAATACGTTGCCCTTCAGGCGAATCAATGGCGCAGAAGGTGTGAATGACATTAAACGAAGTGTTTACTATCAACCTAATTTCGCTTTGTTTGTCGGTGACCGAAAAGGCGTCCGAGACAATCGTTATATAGCAGCTTATCATGCAGCCTTAGCTGTTAGAAATATTGGTGGACCTACACCTGTGCAAAGTTTTACACCTAATCCCAATAACTCTGGTAAGTACGAAAATAGTCCTAGCGGTTGGCCTTCTTTAACAGAGGACTGGAGGGGAATTGATGATCCTGAATCTAATGCGCGACCATACGATTCATTGGCAGGCCTAGATAGGGGAACTCGTTACCTTGAAATCAGTGCTATTGCTCCGAATCAGTTTGATTTGACATTTTATTCGATAGATCCGGACTTCTATAATAACTATTACAAAAAACTGTACAAGGGCTTTGAAAAAATAAGAAATACGACAGGTATTGGCCCTGATAATCGCGATCAATTGCGCGGAGACTTTGGAAATCGTGATATCGATCCTAACTTAACTACATCGCAAGTTGCAGATACAAAAGCATTCTCGGTGAAGGATCAAATTTTAATAAAGAATATTATTTTTAATGAGAGTGTCCCAGGTGGGGCGCCTTATGGAAGATACTCGGAAATTTTTAAATTTTTAGCATCAGTGCAATCTTCGTTACTGACCGGATGGACATTCTTAAACTTTTCTGACTATGAAACATTTCCAGACAGGCCTGTGGACACCGAAAACAACACGATGAGCTTTGGGCAATGTAATAATGCATGGAACAACACGCAGTCTGCATTGTCCTCTAATACATCAGAAGATCATTTTAAAAACCCAACTCATGAAGGGTTGCCTCCGGTTGCAGGGAACTGTGTTACAGGTGGACGTACAGGATACTCAGTTAAAATTGTTTCTCCATTGGTACTCAAACAAGGTAATGGCGGCGCCTTTTTAGAGAACCCGCTGCCATCTAGCTTTTTGAACTTCTAA
- the frr gene encoding ribosome recycling factor, translating to MLDQAKTTAQTKMDKVIVGLGEELKKVRTGKAQVSMLDSIRVSYYGQLAPLNQVASVSTPDAKTFLIAPWESSVLKEIEQAIVKSDIGMAPINDGKVIRLKVPDLTEERRKDLAKQVKKIAEDSRVAVRLARRDANEEVKKALKDKVVSEDEAKKAEADIQKITDDSIKKIDQIADEKEKSILTI from the coding sequence ATGTTAGACCAAGCTAAAACAACAGCACAAACTAAAATGGATAAAGTTATCGTTGGCTTAGGTGAAGAACTAAAAAAAGTTCGTACCGGTAAAGCTCAAGTTTCAATGTTAGATTCTATCCGCGTTAGTTACTACGGACAGTTAGCCCCTCTTAATCAAGTGGCTTCTGTATCAACTCCAGATGCGAAAACTTTCTTAATCGCGCCATGGGAAAGCTCTGTTTTAAAAGAAATCGAACAGGCTATCGTAAAATCAGATATCGGCATGGCTCCAATTAACGATGGTAAAGTTATCCGCTTAAAAGTTCCTGATTTAACTGAAGAGCGCCGCAAAGATTTAGCAAAACAAGTTAAAAAAATCGCTGAAGACTCGCGCGTTGCTGTTCGTTTGGCTCGTCGTGATGCCAACGAAGAAGTTAAAAAAGCTTTGAAAGACAAAGTTGTCAGCGAAGATGAAGCTAAAAAAGCCGAAGCTGATATCCAAAAAATCACTGACGATTCGATCAAAAAAATCGACCAAATCGCTGATGAAAAAGAGAAATCAATCTTAACTATCTAG